In Coturnix japonica isolate 7356 chromosome 9, Coturnix japonica 2.1, whole genome shotgun sequence, a single window of DNA contains:
- the TRA2B gene encoding transformer-2 protein homolog beta isoform X2 — translation MSDSGEQNYGERESRSASRSGSAHGSGKSGRHTPARSRSKEDSRRSRSKSRSRSESRSRSRRSSRRHYTRSRSRSRSHRRSRSRSYSRDYRRRHSHSHSPMSTRRRHIGNRANPDPNCCLGVFGLSLYTTERDLREVFSKYGPIADVSIVYDQQSRRSRGFAFVYFENVEDAKEAKERANGMELDGRRIRVDFSITKRPHTPTPGIYMGRPTYGSSRRRDYYDRGYDRGYDDRDYYSRSYRGGGGGGGGGWRAVQDRDQFYRRRSPSPYYSRGGYRSRSRSRSYSPRK, via the exons GAATCCCGTTCTGCTTCCAGAAGCGGAAGTGCTCATGGGTCTGGCAAGTCGGGGAGACACACCCCTGCAAGATCTCGATCTAAGGAGGATTCAAGGCGTTCCAGGTCAAAATCTAGATCCAGGTCTGAATCCAG ATCTAGATCAAGGAGGAGTTCCCGCAGGCACTACACCAGGTCACGCTCTCGCTCCCGCTCTCACAGAAGATCCAGAAGTAGGTCGTACAGCCGGGATTATCGGCGGCGGCACAGTCACAGCCATTCCCCCATGTCTACTCGCAGACGCCACATTGGAAACAGG GCGAATCCTGATCCAAATTGTTGCCTTGGTGTGTTCGGGTTGAGCTTGTACACCACAGAACGAGATCTGAGGGAGGTTTTCTCCAAGTATGGTCCAATTGCTGATGTTTCCATTGTGTACGATCAGCAGTCTCGACGTTCAAGGGGATTTGCATTTGTGTACTTCGAAAATGTTGAGGATGCTAAGGAA GCTAAGGAACGTGCCAATGGAATGGAGTTGGATGGAAGAAGAATCCGGGTAGACTTTTCCATAACAAAAAGACCTCACACGCCTACCCCTGGAATCTACATGGGAAGACCCACTTA TGGCAGCTCACGGCGACGGGATTACTATGACAGAGGATATGATAGAGGATATGATGATCGTGACTATTACAGCAGATCATACAG aggAGGCGGCggtggtggaggaggaggatggagagcTGTTCAAGACAGAGATCAGTTTTACAG GAGGAGATCACCATCCCCATATTACAGCCGAGGGGGCTACAGATCTCGATCCAGATCTCGATCCTATTCACCTCGTAAGTAA
- the TRA2B gene encoding transformer-2 protein homolog beta isoform X1 has protein sequence MSDSGEQNYGERESRSASRSGSAHGSGKSGRHTPARSRSKEDSRRSRSKSRSRSESRSRSRRSSRRHYTRSRSRSRSHRRSRSRSYSRDYRRRHSHSHSPMSTRRRHIGNRANPDPNCCLGVFGLSLYTTERDLREVFSKYGPIADVSIVYDQQSRRSRGFAFVYFENVEDAKEAKERANGMELDGRRIRVDFSITKRPHTPTPGIYMGRPTYGSSRRRDYYDRGYDRGYDDRDYYSRSYRGGGGGGGGGWRAVQDRDQFYRRRSPSPYYSRGGYRSRSRSRSYSPRRY, from the exons GAATCCCGTTCTGCTTCCAGAAGCGGAAGTGCTCATGGGTCTGGCAAGTCGGGGAGACACACCCCTGCAAGATCTCGATCTAAGGAGGATTCAAGGCGTTCCAGGTCAAAATCTAGATCCAGGTCTGAATCCAG ATCTAGATCAAGGAGGAGTTCCCGCAGGCACTACACCAGGTCACGCTCTCGCTCCCGCTCTCACAGAAGATCCAGAAGTAGGTCGTACAGCCGGGATTATCGGCGGCGGCACAGTCACAGCCATTCCCCCATGTCTACTCGCAGACGCCACATTGGAAACAGG GCGAATCCTGATCCAAATTGTTGCCTTGGTGTGTTCGGGTTGAGCTTGTACACCACAGAACGAGATCTGAGGGAGGTTTTCTCCAAGTATGGTCCAATTGCTGATGTTTCCATTGTGTACGATCAGCAGTCTCGACGTTCAAGGGGATTTGCATTTGTGTACTTCGAAAATGTTGAGGATGCTAAGGAA GCTAAGGAACGTGCCAATGGAATGGAGTTGGATGGAAGAAGAATCCGGGTAGACTTTTCCATAACAAAAAGACCTCACACGCCTACCCCTGGAATCTACATGGGAAGACCCACTTA TGGCAGCTCACGGCGACGGGATTACTATGACAGAGGATATGATAGAGGATATGATGATCGTGACTATTACAGCAGATCATACAG aggAGGCGGCggtggtggaggaggaggatggagagcTGTTCAAGACAGAGATCAGTTTTACAG GAGGAGATCACCATCCCCATATTACAGCCGAGGGGGCTACAGATCTCGATCCAGATCTCGATCCTATTCACCTC gtcGCTATTAA